A genomic window from Ignavibacteria bacterium includes:
- a CDS encoding carboxypeptidase regulatory-like domain-containing protein — translation MRIKIIYSLGLFILSLVFNFRGYAQWQPELRLTNDTLYSAASENNAWSIAASGDTIHVVWTSAVYISTFSEIYYKRSTDGGLTWEANILIANQNSPGPAAVSVSGKEVHIIWTQTPSSQHYDIYYRRSTDGGGSWLPPVEIYTGGESLYQSITASGSIVIVTWAEDLPSNTSEIYVRNSTTSGNSWGSATRLTNVNSIKTYPSASISGQAVNIVWQDDRDANTNESEIYLKRSTTGGNSWGPDIRLTNAPGYSWHPSIASVGSTVHVVWEDRRNGLQSHDIYYKRSSDNGVNWGNDFRISSTTAAQNPSVSAEGNNVHIIWQDSPFFDNDIHHRYSVNDGVSWGNTLSLTFDAEDQEGPSVSVSGSVVHTVWTDYRHRGSNNNAEIYYRRNPFGSTVFYTCSGTVKYKDNNQPVKRGYAKALKYKFQTGEIETVDSVSILSDGTYTFTGMPRGDTLYIMYYPPADTLDFVPGYYVSTTDWQQAAKIIPLQNLNNTNGQVDRINNSINPYTISGQAFQNGSLDAAPAPLKNAVIYVLQGSVYKNYGITNSNGEYIAANLPPGTYTLTARRIGFAPVTQNVTITNSNLQNINFNFGSPIGIEVISSDVPGRFSLGQNYPNPFNPVTNIKFSVPKTGVVKLTVFDAAGREIAELFNGELQAGTYNYDFDASKLASGIYFYKLESGDFTQTKKMVLVK, via the coding sequence ATGAGAATCAAAATAATATATTCTTTGGGTCTATTTATATTAAGCCTGGTTTTTAATTTCCGGGGTTATGCCCAATGGCAGCCGGAGCTTAGGCTCACAAACGATACATTATATTCTGCAGCTTCTGAAAATAACGCATGGAGTATTGCTGCAAGCGGTGATACAATTCATGTAGTTTGGACCAGCGCAGTATATATAAGCACATTTTCAGAAATTTATTATAAGCGGTCAACAGATGGCGGGTTAACATGGGAAGCCAACATTCTTATTGCGAATCAAAATTCCCCGGGTCCGGCGGCTGTTTCGGTATCAGGAAAAGAAGTTCATATTATCTGGACACAAACGCCATCAAGCCAGCACTATGATATATATTACCGGCGCTCAACTGATGGCGGCGGAAGCTGGCTGCCGCCGGTGGAAATATATACAGGGGGAGAGTCATTATATCAATCTATAACCGCATCGGGCTCAATAGTTATAGTAACATGGGCAGAAGATCTTCCTTCCAATACTTCAGAAATATATGTCAGAAATTCCACCACAAGCGGAAACAGCTGGGGTTCGGCAACAAGGCTTACAAATGTAAATTCCATTAAAACTTATCCCTCAGCATCAATTTCAGGACAGGCGGTTAATATAGTTTGGCAGGATGACCGTGACGCCAATACTAACGAAAGCGAAATATACCTGAAGCGTTCAACAACTGGCGGTAACAGCTGGGGACCTGATATCCGTTTAACAAACGCTCCGGGTTATTCATGGCATCCTTCGATCGCTTCTGTTGGCTCAACGGTTCATGTAGTCTGGGAAGACCGCAGAAACGGACTGCAAAGCCATGATATCTACTATAAGCGTTCTTCCGATAATGGTGTGAACTGGGGCAATGATTTCCGAATTTCATCCACAACTGCCGCACAGAACCCTTCAGTATCAGCGGAAGGAAACAATGTACATATTATCTGGCAGGATTCACCTTTTTTTGATAATGATATACACCACAGGTATTCAGTAAATGATGGTGTAAGCTGGGGGAATACTTTAAGTTTAACATTTGATGCAGAAGACCAGGAGGGTCCATCGGTTTCTGTATCAGGCTCGGTTGTGCACACAGTCTGGACAGACTACAGGCACAGAGGAAGCAATAATAATGCGGAAATATATTACAGAAGAAATCCTTTCGGCTCAACTGTATTTTATACCTGCTCAGGAACTGTAAAATACAAAGATAACAATCAGCCGGTAAAACGCGGGTATGCAAAAGCTTTAAAATACAAATTTCAAACAGGTGAAATTGAAACAGTTGATTCTGTATCTATTTTAAGTGATGGTACTTATACGTTTACCGGTATGCCGCGTGGTGATACGCTTTATATTATGTACTACCCTCCTGCTGATACTTTAGATTTTGTGCCGGGGTATTATGTTTCTACAACTGACTGGCAGCAGGCAGCAAAAATAATACCGCTGCAGAATTTAAACAACACGAACGGTCAAGTGGACAGGATCAACAACAGCATAAATCCATATACTATCAGCGGTCAGGCTTTTCAAAACGGATCATTGGATGCAGCTCCGGCACCTCTAAAAAATGCAGTAATATATGTATTACAGGGTTCAGTGTACAAAAATTACGGTATCACAAACAGCAACGGGGAATACATTGCAGCAAACCTGCCGCCGGGTACATATACTTTAACGGCACGCCGTATAGGGTTTGCCCCTGTTACACAGAATGTAACAATTACAAACAGCAATTTGCAGAATATTAATTTTAACTTCGGCAGTCCTATAGGAATTGAGGTGATTTCATCGGATGTGCCGGGCAGATTTTCACTGGGTCAAAATTACCCGAACCCGTTTAATCCTGTTACCAACATTAAATTCAGTGTTCCCAAAACAGGTGTTGTTAAGCTTACAGTATTTGATGCTGCCGGAAGGGAAATTGCAGAGCTGTTTAACGGAGAGCTTCAGGCAGGTACATATAATTATGATTTCGATGCATCGAAATTAGCCAGCGGAATATATTTTTACAAACTGGAATCAGGAGATTTCACGCAGACGAAGAAGATGGTGTTGGTTAAATAG